A region of bacterium DNA encodes the following proteins:
- a CDS encoding beta-propeller fold lactonase family protein yields MKLLLPCLCLAAAVGLAFTFGCRHEIAGPLPDVEEIDYSKIDRIVYSQHVQPIFNQKCMSASCHNSVDRAAGLQLDSWEKVMAGSRFGEVVISGNSQHSHMIEHLRGLASPRMPLGRDTLSSRTADFVARWIDAGARNDAGVRPFEGITEKAYVTNQGNDLVAVIATQHNLVARLLPVGDSPRLDVPHNLFVDAQSKYWYVTLIDKGEVWKFEVATDTLAGKVRAGRSPANVVVSPDGSRAYVSNWEILSSGRRVQVIDTNTMTVRRELRVGLAPHGLALSRDGRLLYVTNYLSDSISIIRTDTYEELGPVLLAPDVNPVQSSLYQPLQIALTPDDRLAYVTCFAADQVRVIDTAGRNVIATIAVGKRPFLLEVTPDGKQVYVCNQGSNDVTVIRVADNQVATTITAPGFANPHGVAFTRDGRFAYVTNENLEGDYPAHHPSSEGSTPGNVQVIDTHTFQVIKTIEVEADPTGIAVLPR; encoded by the coding sequence ATGAAGCTCCTGCTGCCTTGCCTGTGCCTTGCTGCCGCTGTTGGACTGGCCTTCACGTTTGGCTGCCGGCATGAAATTGCCGGACCTCTGCCCGACGTCGAGGAGATTGACTACTCGAAAATCGACCGGATTGTTTATTCCCAACACGTGCAGCCGATCTTCAACCAAAAGTGCATGTCAGCCAGTTGCCACAACTCGGTCGATCGCGCCGCCGGCTTGCAGCTCGATTCCTGGGAGAAGGTGATGGCCGGCTCGCGTTTCGGCGAGGTGGTGATCTCGGGCAACTCACAGCACAGCCACATGATCGAACATCTGCGCGGCCTCGCCAGCCCGCGCATGCCGCTCGGACGTGATACTTTGTCGAGCAGGACCGCCGATTTTGTGGCGCGCTGGATCGATGCGGGCGCGCGCAACGACGCTGGCGTACGGCCCTTCGAGGGCATTACGGAAAAGGCCTATGTCACCAACCAGGGCAACGACTTGGTCGCGGTGATTGCCACGCAACACAACCTCGTCGCGCGGTTGCTTCCTGTCGGCGATTCACCCCGCCTGGACGTGCCGCACAACTTGTTTGTCGATGCGCAAAGCAAGTACTGGTACGTCACGCTCATTGACAAAGGCGAAGTGTGGAAGTTCGAGGTTGCCACGGACACGCTCGCCGGTAAAGTCCGTGCCGGCCGCTCGCCGGCAAATGTCGTGGTCAGCCCGGACGGCAGCCGCGCCTATGTCAGCAATTGGGAAATTCTCAGCAGTGGCCGCCGCGTGCAGGTGATCGACACCAACACCATGACGGTGCGGCGTGAGCTGCGCGTCGGGCTTGCCCCTCATGGCCTGGCCTTAAGCCGCGACGGCCGGCTGCTGTACGTCACCAACTATCTCTCCGACAGCATTTCGATCATTCGCACGGACACTTACGAAGAACTTGGCCCGGTGCTGCTCGCACCGGACGTGAACCCGGTGCAATCATCCCTTTATCAGCCGTTGCAGATCGCGCTCACGCCGGACGATCGCCTGGCCTATGTGACCTGCTTCGCCGCGGATCAAGTGCGGGTGATCGACACTGCCGGCCGCAACGTGATTGCAACGATCGCGGTGGGCAAGAGGCCTTTTCTGCTCGAGGTGACGCCCGACGGCAAACAAGTTTATGTCTGCAATCAAGGCTCCAACGACGTCACGGTCATTCGGGTGGCGGATAATCAAGTCGCAACCACCATCACGGCGCCCGGTTTTGCCAATCCGCACGGCGTTGCCTTCACGCGTGATGGGCGTTTTGCCTATGTGACCAACGAGAATCTCGAGGGTGACTACCCGGCGCATCATCCCAGCAGCGAGGGTAGCACGCCCGGCAACGTGCAGGTGATAGACACCCACACCTTTCAAGTCATCAAGACCATCGAGGTCGAAGCCGACCCCACGGGAATTGCCGTTTTGCCGCGCTGA